From the genome of Daphnia pulex isolate KAP4 chromosome 12, ASM2113471v1:
ACATGTACATCCGCACCTGACCAATCTCGGTAACTGACTGCTGGGCTGCCCGCGAGGACCTCGTGGCACACCGACTCGGTTGTTGTAGATTCGTGACCGCCTGGTGGCGCCTACTTCGTgggctatttttctttttgagcgCCCAGCTaccgtctctctctttgcctCCCATGCAACGGTGGGCCAGCAGTCGCGTTACATCACAATagacgcagcagcagcagcagacgcgAATCCGTATTAGGATCGTTTAAATTTTCGCCCGTGGCATGGCAACATGGTAGTAGTAACAATTCCTATAGGGCTTTCTAGACGATTTGTGGCCttcaaatcttcttcttctttccagacAGCTGGTCGTCTGATGCGTCAAAATAAtattaccattttttaaaaaataaaacaagtggCATTGGTTACTTAAAACACTAAATGTCTACCTTGAAAATaatcgaagaagaaggaaaaaaaagcgggCGTTACGCCTCAGACTTTCTCACTTTCTATCGCGCCATGCGTTCCGTGACTCGAGTTGAGTTCGGTTTCGGGATTCACACGCCGCATAACTCGACTAGAAATTCGTCGGCACCGCTCGTCCGCTTTCACCCAGGCCTATTACGTATGTAtgatacaagaaaaaaaaaagaaggtagaAGTTAACCTTGATGACTAAGGTTGGTAGGGAAATGAGCattaagcaatttaaatttcgattcATGATGGATAAAGGTGGGGCCCGGTTTACCTGGCTATTGGTAGACTCTTCCAGCCGGTGGAAGGTCACTATACAACTGTTGATCGTGACCGTGATTTAAGATCGTCGCCGGCAAAAACGAGACGGCGACAGCCAACGGGTTTCAACTCTCAAAAAGGCCTGCTGTGtatctgaaatatttgaatatcgCTTGATATTTCTGAATACTGGGCTTCAGGCTAACACGCCGCAAGGAAAGACGAGAAGAACAAACACGTTTCgaataacaatttcatttcgatgggggttttttttcaacacttTTTACGGCTCTCATAAATCGATTTATTGAAGACTAAAATATCGCAAGCGTTGCGACTTCCTGGATAATAATTCTTCTGTAATCATCTCCGCCGCCACGATATCAATTCGTAAAATCATTTCCTCCACGCGCAGAAATCATCGGCCATGACAAACACTTGGTGATGACACGTAGGCTTAAGCAACCGGATACACAGGAATCAAGTTGGAACACTTATCCAGGCTCAAAATGTATACCCAACATTCATTTAACTGCGATCCAATCTTCGATCCAGAAATATCAGGAAGTGTTTATTCGTTACCATGCATCGGGACCCATCTCCTTCTGCACGTGCCGGCGTAAGCAAAGACGCGGGAAGCTTGAaaagcatttttcaaaaatacaaaagcgGTCATGTGCAGCGGCCGCATATTTCATATTATTCGCGCTCGGTAGCTGTCTTGTCTTGTGCTCTCATCagtgatgaaaatgaaaattcggTGAGATCCATGTCGATTAGTAGAAAGCGTTTTATTTCGGAAATTCCTATGTgcttccctttctctctctctctttatttgcAATCCCGCGCActtgattttaatattttacagACTGTGGCGACCAAGTGACCAGCACAAagcaagaaataaaaaaaaagtaacttttcAAGTCGGCTTTCTAAAACCTAAAAGAGTATAACGAAATGTTGTTTCGAAATGAGCAGAAAATAATCACGAAAATACCACTTTTGGTCACGATAGAGATATAGGCTGTGATGTAAAAAATGATTGGATCGCGCATCGACGCCAATGCCTTATGGCAGGCCAATGAGGTCACACGAGTCCTTTcgcttttaaaaacaatttgttttctctttatctaTCGAAAGATATTCGTGACGTCATAGACCTCGTCTGCTAAAAAGGCCTGACGTTCCAAGCCTTTCAAGTCCAAGTTCAACGGTTATTCTATAAGAGGCCAAAAGTGCCTATAAACACCGATATCCGTCTATCTCTCCAAAATGTATGTAGATCGTAGAACTAAGACATAAAACAGGCTTAAAGATTTCTCTTACCTTGAATTGAATGCACCTCACACGGATCTTGTTTGTACGACGCCCTGAAGGattcgaaatttctttttcttcaatttcagcAACTGTGACTATGGCGGTCTGGCAGGGTTCTCCGAAAAacctatttttaaatttttaaaaagagcgCCAACTCGTGGAGGTACTCCACTAAGTCCGCCCTGGAATGCCGCAACATATTTGTTTCTAGGGACGGGCAATTTCAAAGACTTGCCAACAGAACCTCTTCCAGGTAATGCAAAAGTGCTTATTTATATTCGCCAAAAGTTGTGCCAAATCAATTTGAAGGAGATTGAACTTTGCGGGACTCCGTCCGGTTTTCttgtcgatttttaaaaagaaaacaagcgGTAAATAGATGTGACGTCATTCTTACCCCAACACTTTCACTCTTTGTTTGCGCACCAATTGGTCGAGTTAAGAAAATTTGTCGCCGGTTTGGGAGGTTTTCTTTGGTCGTAACGGATTGGTGTAATTGCCAGACGCTCTAGAAAAATGGGCGTTCTCATATGGTGACATACTAAATATTTGCCAACAGCTGAGAAAATACAACCGTGTACCATTTCACGAGGTATCAGGTACGTAGTAACTTGTAAGGGAATCTTGGAACTGGAACCTGACCCAGTATACATTTCcctgcaaaaacaaaaaagaaatagtcaacaaatttgtaaataataacaaagcaGAAAGCGCTCGTACCTTGCACGCCAATCTAGATTGTGAATCAGGCAGCTGGAGATCCAATAACGACATAAAAGATCTCTGACCCATACCCAATCAccattcaactttttttccagacTCCGTCACGAAATATTGAGGTCAGAGGCCTCGGACAGTATCCGCATTTGAAATATGTGCTAATCATTCTAGGATAACCAAAAAGAAGGTCGAACGCTATCGCAATACGCAGCTCGAGATTGAATCGCATTTTTgaagatttagaaaaaaaaaaaaataataaatatttgtacTATAGCCACAACAACTTAAGTGGGTCACCGAACTGTAGTCCTATTTCAAGATCGACGCCTTTCAACGCCATCTATTGAGGGAAATGCACTAACGATTTAATAAGCCCTTGAATGAGAAGCCGACACTTCAGGTTCAAAGTCAATTGGCTTCTCTCAAGGGGGGAGGCTTCTTCCTGTTTGGGTGTTACCTAAACGACCTAAGAGGAAGTTGCTGGCTCCTGGcattgcaatatttttttattttattttaactcaTCCCTCCACTTGGTACAAATCATaggtgagagaaaaaaaaatgaatagaggAGGGCAAAACGAGCAATTGGGGAGGGAGCGGGAAGGAGGGTCCAGCAGCCGGTTTTCATATAACACGGATTGACATTATCCCGTTTTTCAACGAAATGATATAAGGTGAAAATAAGGAAAGGAATTGAATCATAATGcgacaaaaaattcaagaaaaaaaattaataaagtgCACGACAAAGTTAAGTGGgtaggggggaaacaaaaaaaggcctACATGATGCATGTCCCCAACTCGTTTATGAAATCGACGACAAcaatccaacaaaaaaagaaagactcGAACGAGAAAGCATCAAGAGAGGAGAGTGAGAAAGGATCAAAAGAGAGATAAAGTGCATGTAACAAGGccaagagaggggggaaaaaataataataattcaccCAACAAACTACATTCACAATTCGCTCGCAGTAATTCCAATGACGTTGTCATCCTCTTTTTTATGTAtatcaaaatagaaacaaaaaagagatagagagatgGGTGGCggtggaggaaaaaaaggagggaaatcaaattgaataaggtATAAGGAGAGGAGGGAGAACTAATGTCGTAAGAATAGATTCACAAAATTCGATCAGTACAAAGAAAACGCTTTTCGCACTTGTGTTTTGCTTGCAAAATCGACAACAATCAAGAGAATCCCAAAAAGGAGTGCAAGAGGGTCGCAAGAAGGACAACCAAATATTTTCAGACAAGAAGAATGGAGGGGAACTATGTAAATCTTCCTACCCGATTTGTGGCCGGTCGTGCACGACACCCAGTTTTTGAGTTCCATCATCACGTAAGTACCTCTTAGCACATTAGTATGCGACGTCCTGAAGGTGTTTCcagagaaaacggaaaacccTAACCACGGTTTTCATCACCGTCAACACTCTCGCACCTTTTCagacactttttctttttttgtttcaaaagtttgagttttctttcttttaattcttgtttttttttggctctttgcgttgtttgtttgtttggttgtgtatGTTTAATCTAAACCCAAAGAATCATATCTACATTCTAACAGATGACAATTGGGTCAAAAAATTCCGAGAGTCACGCTCATCAATAGGTCGTACggcaaaggggaaaaaataataataataaaaaaagaaagaagagagacaaCACGTACACATGATTGGGAGATATCATCTTCAGATTCCATTGCCTCTTTTTTGTCGACTCTTTTCCATCCGGATACAATGAAACatgattgtttctttttatgttgtttttcGTTTCGATCACCTTcctcgttcatttttttatcatatttttcccggtcattttttgtttatcttgtCTTTATTGCTGGCTCCATTTCAAccaaacctttaaaaaaatgcaataaaatgtTGTAGAATAAGTcgttaaatcaaattattttaccgATAGTGAAACTTACCATGCCAGCGTCAGAGAGTTGCTGGTCGCCCACTATAGAGTTGGGCGACGGCCCGCTCCCTTTGCCCTTCATGTTGGAGCCAGGTCCGATCCACATACCGTTCATGGTGTCATTACCTCCGTGCTGCTCCCCAGGTCCACCTGGGAACATGGGTGCTCCCATTGGTCCGCCCGGCATACCAGGTGGAGGCATACCATTCATGAAAGCGGCTCCTGGGTGTTGGTGGTACGGCGCATTAGAGTTGGGACCACCGTTCATTCCGACTGAAGTTTGAGCCGAAAATTCCATTCCGAGAGATTCATTTCCTTCTGACATTCCATCCATCTGGCGCTGCAAAAGAGCGTGATGGTGATggtgctgctgatgatgatggtgagtCATGCCCTGTTTCTGCTGCAGGTAAGACAGGCCTCCGTCATCGTTTGAATTCGGTGCCGGAACAGAAACGTTGGGTCCGTGAAGTCCTGAAATAGCCATCCAGTCGTTGGGACTGAGGCCAGGAGGCAAAGTCGATGGGTTCATTGCGGAAAGAGGTGGGACCATGGGACCTGCGCCACCAGCACCCATGTCGGCTCCTGGAGCGCCGTGGTATCCCCACAAGCCGAGGTCAGCCGGTGAGAAACCGACTCCGCCAGCTCCGTGAGGTGGTCCGGGTGTCCGACGAGTCATTGCCCGCTCGGTGCCGATGGGCCTCAACTCGGGTCTCAGCATCTTTCGCTGATCGTCTTGCATCGAGCGGTGCTGGGAGTGTTGATGCTGTTGGTGTTGCGGAGGCCCACCGGAAGCACCGTAGGCGTCGTGATTCTGCCCAGAATTGCCGTCTACAGTTTTCGAGGATGAACAAATGTTTAGcatattcaaatcaaatactTATTGCAATTGTAATTACCTAATAAACCACCGCTCGTTTGGGTGGAGGGAGGCGGTCCAGACATCCGGTTGGCTACTCCAGGTCCTGGGTAACCCATCATACGATGAAGTTCATTGGCGGATGACCCAAAAGGTGTTCCAATGGGTGGCGGATAGTCCGTTCCAAAGTTCTGGTTTGGCATGTGCTGGTGCTGTTTCATGTCACCCCCGTTAGCCGAGCCGAGACCATAGCCAGCTGGAGGGAACGAGATTCGATTGCCACCACCAAACATGGGCACCGGATAGCCTTGCTGCTGAGGTcctcctccgcctcctccCCTGCTGGTTGCGAAATCCGGAGCGTTGGGATTGAGTTTCGCCGACGCCGAGAACGAGGTTGATAATGAAGTGTTGTTATACCTCGGGGGTCCGCCCATTCCTGGAGCTAGGGGGAATGACGGTGCCTGTCGCATGGAATCTCCTCCACCGCCGCCCATCGGTCCAGACGGCCTGCTAATTCCGTAGAAGTTGGTCATGGGCATTCCATCGTACtgaggctgctgctgttgctgcggCGGTTCGTGCTGCATCCGATTTGCCGTCGAGTTGGGCCGCATCCGAACAGTGGCCGATGGACCACCGGGAGCCAGCGAAGCAGCTGGAGGTGGAGGCATCATGATCGAGTCTGGGGGGCCTCCCGATGTTTGATTAGACTGCATGTTTCGAGCTCCGACAGGACCTAGAGGTTGAATCGGAGTCGGGTTAAAGAGGGGAGGCGTCCCCATACGTGGCGGGGGTGTTAAAGGGTGATGGCGACTGCCAACTGGGGCTCGCATAGCAGCACATGAACTCGGAATCGGGGTTCCAGGAGCGCTGGACGCCAACGAAGTTGGCAAGTCCATAGTCGACATGTCGTTCTGCGACTGGCTTGTAGCCGTCAAATTTCCTCGGTAGCCTGGCGCTTTGGCTGCATCCACAACATGGAGCGACGGCCCGGAGTCTCCTTGATGGCCGGAAAGAGAGCTGGCCAATGATGTAGGGGTGGACTTGGACGGTATCGGACTGACTCCGGAAGCCGCCACGCTAGCAAAATTCTTCGAAGACGATTTGGaaccctgctgctgctctttgtACCACATACTCTGCTGGGCAACTTTGCTGAAAAGGTTGTTAAACGGTGAGTAGTCTTGAACTGGGCTAGCAGAACTGGGTCTCGATGAAACCAAGCTGTTTGAAGTGGAAATTGAAACCGAACACGAACTAGGCATTTGCTGTGCCTGGCTGCTGCAGACTGGACCATGTTGCGCTTGCGAGGTGGccggctgttgctgttgttgagttGGAACTTGCTGTTGATGACTGGTTACTGAAGAGGCAGGCATGAGCGGAGAAGTTTTATCAGACGGCTTAGAAGGCGCCTGAGGAGCCACTTGCTGCGGAGATACTTTTGTCGGAGCTGGAAATTGACCCGAAACGACCGGAGTAGTGCGCGTAGAAGCTGCACCACTGGTGGTCGGAACTACTGTGGCGTTGCCGGCCACGCTGTACGACACGACTGGCTTCACCACTGCTGCGGATGCGGGAGCTGTAGAAGTTTGAGAAACGACTTTCTTCGCCACAGGAACGGCTATGGCTGGATTAACTTCGGGAAACAGTTGACGAACTGCTCCACTCTTCTGCTGTTGAGCCAACAACTGTTGTTGAGGCTGTTGGACGAGTAAAGGACCAGCTGTGACGGGCGGAGTCTTCGATCCTGATGCCGGAACCGTTCGCTTTGGAGACGACGCAGCAACAATCAAAGTGTTGATAGCTCCCCAGGCTACAGTACTTGGAACAGGAGCAGGCTGGCCGGAAACGGGCGCTGTTGTGGTGGGCTTACTGGAAGCAATGGTCGTAGCGGCTCGAGTTACTTTCGGCTGGGAGGCAGCAACCGATGTCGTTGCTGCAGTTCCCGGTTTCACTCCGGCGCTCGTAGCTGAGGCTCCTACTTTGGCGGCTGCATTGGCGGCCCGGAACTTAGCCATTAGTTCATTAAACTCCTTCTCGGGCTCTTTGATCAAGGCGCTGATGAGTTGCTGTGCCTGACGGATGGATTCTGCCAGGCCTTTGATCAAAACAGTGCGGTCACCCTGACCTTTGCCCTGTTTCTCAATTTCAATGTGGGCGCCGGAAATCTCTCGGATGGCGTTGATGTTGCATCCGGCTCGACCAATGACACGACTAATAGCGTTCGATGGCACAGTAACCTTCTTTGATCGCTCAGAGCTTTGGATAACAGACAAGGTGCCCGACGAACGGTCACTCGATTGACTTTTCTTCCCTCCGGCCGCAGTAGAACCCAAGTTAGAACTCGAATTTTCTCGACTGCTGACTGGTCCACGACGTACAACCTCCTTCCAgccttcttctctctttacGGGCCGTTTAGGACTCGTCAAGGAGGTAGGAGACAAAGATTTAAGAGATGAAGGTAGATTGTTCACTTCTTTGAGCGTGTCCAGCTCGGCGCCGTTTCGCTGCTGTTGAACCGGCGCGGAAGCAGGAGCTTTGGCCACTTTCTCAGTCGTGATAATCAACGTCTCCAGTATCACATTCTCCTTCTTCCGTTTACTGGTTCGGTTCAAGAGTTGAGCCGGATCCTCAGAGGAGCTGGTAGTGACCAGGGGAGGAGGAGACGACTTTTTGGTGGGCTGTTGAATCTCAGGCTCCACCTCTTTATCCTTTCTTTTGGTTGGGACTTCAACGACGATATCTTCCACTGTGTTGGTGGTAGCAGATTCTGGCGCGGCTATCTTGGCGCTCTTCTTGCTCTTCTTGGTTTTGGAAGACTGTTTCTCATCTgcttccttgttgttgttggttggagGTGGTTCGACAAAGTCGGGAATATCTCCCGTGTCACTCATGGCATCATCTCCTTCGCCATCTttctcgtcgtcgttgtcatTGCCGTTCTCCTacaattcgaaaatatttattacatttaCTGGACAGGAAGGACATCAATGATTATCACTGACTATTATCTATTTCTAACAAAAGCCTAGCGAAATCGTAGAATAATCAAACGGATATCTAGTACAATCAataaacccaaaaataaactGAAACCGGAAACACGGCGGTCAGACCTGTGAGTCGTTATCGAGGTCGTCGCTCTCGGCACGGCGCTTctcctgtttcttttcttgcttctttcgcttcttcttttcccgttTGCGAGCAGCAGCGGCCCTCTTCAAATCTTCTCGAATCTTTTCCATATCGAGTTCGTCTAAGAGATTGGCCGCGTTCTTGTTTGCCTCTGCCGCCTGGTGGTCTTTGGCAGCTCGGATAACCTCCATACAATGATGACACTTCTTGAGCAGATCCTTGTCGACAGCCGTTGAAATGAATCGCGTCATTTCCTGGTCAGACGGGAATTGAGTCACCCGCTTAACCATCCACTTCACGACTTTGACATGGCCCTTGCGGAACGCTGCCATCAAACAGGAAACTTTGCGATTGTCCTAAGTAAGAGCAGTTTAAATTAGCAATGAGAATTGAGGATGACAAAGTGTGAAAACAACTAGTTTACCTGGGAATCAATGTCTGCTTTGGCTTTGTAGAGAAGTTCCACGACTTCGAGATGGCCGCCATTTGCCGCTAGCCACAGAGGAGAATtgcctttcttgtttttgacaTCCGCCTGCGCACCGCGCTGCAACAAGAGTTCAACAAAATCGACATGGCCTTTATCGGATGCAATCGTAAGGGCTGTGTCTCGGGAAGAAGGTACGGGAGGCGCATTGACATCCGCACCGTAATCGAGGAGCACTCGACCAACTTCAACGTAGCCGCCGCTGGCCGCTTCCATCAAAGGCGTGAGTCCAGTCTTGGCTCTGTGTTCTACATTGGCTTTCTTCTCGAGGAGTAATTGGACGACTTCGTGCCTTCCCTGGAAGCAGGCCAGAGTCAAAGCGGTGTTCCTGTTCGTCTCAATCTGAGCATTGATGTCGCTGCCCATCTCCAGTAACGTCTTGACGGCGGCTACATGGCCGTTCATGGCCGCTAGCATCAACGGAGAGATGCCCAGCTTCGACCCAGTGCGCGAATTAATCTCTGCAGCGTGGGCCAAAAGTAGCCGGATGATGTTGACGTAGCCGCCTGAAGCAGCCAACGAGAGAGGTGTGTAATCCGAAACGTTACGATGTTCTTTGTTGGAGCCACGATTCAGGAGCAGCTCAACCACCTCGTAGCGTCCACCTGAACAAGCTAACGAGAGAGCCGTATCTTTTGTTCGTTCCGATTGGGCTTCAATGTTAGCGCCGTGATTAAGCAGCACTTCGACCACCTTCTCGTGTCCGGCTGTGGCGGCCAATATGAGTGGAGTGAATCCTTTCTTGTCACGGTGTTCAATATTGGCATTCCTGGAAAGAAGCAGTTCAACCAGCTCCTCGTGGCCACCGGTGCATGCCAGTGTCAGGGCGGTATCGTGATTCGAGTCCGTCTCAGAATCCAAGTCCAGCATAGGTAATAAAGGTTGACTGTATTGGCTGGTTGATGCTGCGCCAGGAACTGGCGCTCCTCCCGGCACCACTGACGCTCCAGATGGCGTTGCGGGGGCGACTGGAAGACAACTGCCAGACGATACTCCAGCAGCACCTGCAGGCATGCTGGGATAGTGAGACGAAGGAGTTGAGGCTGCCATGGATCCTGAAGAGGCAGACGCCGCTCCAGCCGGTACAACACCAGGTAGGAAAGAAGAGTAGTCGGGATTGTAGTCAGGGTAATCTCCAAAATCAGGATCAAACGTCGCCTGTCCAGTTTGAACAGCTCCATTGACGCCCGTTAGTCCGATTCCTCCAACGGCTAAACCTGTGAGAAATTGAAGCGTTAGATAAGCTGAGACCTACGATTCATGAAATGAAGAATGATGTTGAAAATGGACTCACCACTTGCATCGGTGATGGGAGCAGAGTACACCTGCTGTTGCGTTGGAACTGAAGACACTTTAGATTTCTTGCCAGATTTTGTCTTCTTGTCCGTGGAGGAGCTAGCCATCTGAACTGAGACGGGAGTTGAACCCCCGGCAATCTGagattgctgttgttggtcgCTGGTAGTTGCCGGTGGGTGAGGGACAGTGAATGTTCCCATATTGAATCCAGTCCATTTCGCGTCCAAAGTGACTGGCGCAGTGACGGAAGTGGCGTTGGCTGAGACTATAGGCTCGATGGGAGATTGACCCGACGCTGTTGTAATAAACGCGAAGAATGAGAGAATTTCCAGCAGGATCATTTTCGCAGTGATGGTATAACTTACGTAATTGTAAAGATTGCAACCGAATTTGCTGGTGGATTGCCAAACTTGGCGTCTGGGACGTTACCACTTGCAGGCCGGAAGCTGAAACGGCGCCCGCTTGTACAGTAGTCGTCGATCCAGACTGTAGCTGTTGATAATGAATTAAGGTGGTTGAAGGTGATCCATTTCCAATCTAGTTGCAAATATTATTCGATTACACAACTGCGTGAAATCGATAGAAAAGCATCAACAATTTACCTGAGCATTCGAACCCGAATAGGCGGAACAGGGTATAGAGACATTGGTCCCCGAAAGAGGTTGAAAGGTGATTCCGGTGACGCATTGAGCCGTTGATCCGTTGGGTAACGCAGTACTCTGAACCTGTATGCCGATGTTAGCCGCAGCTACGG
Proteins encoded in this window:
- the LOC124209555 gene encoding ankyrin repeat domain-containing protein 17-like isoform X4, whose protein sequence is MQNVVQNSASESVGNCVKQHEVGHRALANPAAATAPATSAASAKPSKPSKGNSVPKSNHIAGRSNNHPTSTHHHHQPPPPNLNHKTVTVTDLANSCSTALATEIAIQQVKQSRSYQQQFMPDSSDSDSDDVLSVESFFVEESEVEGCADDCRCPSSSASSLDAPRFLLAAAAAAQHDGHSIGELPRIDPDTQARIEALLEAAGIGKLTGGDSKRLGDQEVLSRLTSSVSCALDEAAAALTRMRSENSSNFHQEARSLVEACTDGDVSAVRRLLDEGRSVHETTEEGESLLSLACSAGYYELAQVLLAMRANVEDRGVKGDCTPLMEAASAGNADIVRLLLEHGAEVNAQSSSGNTPLMYACAGGHEEVVTLLLEANANVEDHNENGHTPLMEAASAGHVGVAKILLNHGAGINTHSNEFKESALTLACYKGHLEMVRFLLEAGADQEHKTDEMHTALMEASMDGHVEVARLLLDSGAQVNMPADSFESPLTLAACGGHVELAMLLLERGANIEEVNDEGYTPLMEAAREGHEEMVALLLSQGADINAQTEETQETALTLACCGGFSEVADFLIKAGADIELGASTPLMEAAQEGHLDLVRYLLEAGANVHAQTGTGDTALTYACENGHTDVAELLLQYGADLEHASEGGRTPLMKAARAGHLCTVQFLIAKGADVHRQTTNNDHTPLSLACAGGHLAVVELLLLHGANPFHRLKDNSTMIIEAAKSGHTQVVQLLLDYPSSILVTPEQAQIPPGINSSGQMVPVASEDSIVPSPAVVTDSVPTAAPRVPPVGGVAATVPTAALGGRPEPQGAAAALTSLLPPNTSLPAIPTPLAGSSSSSPSAGGSHSISTLAAAAQKMLTKKPLETTSSSSAGASGTDQQLSSSAAAKNAATPSCEHASVSATVTSATSVSSDSKLLPVRFPLSAEGLSFEKSQLVEELEKIERELRDRAQWSSSQASSTSGSQSSHSTALSPATAAALTHMLNMEVELNRPGGGGIGGGTLVGLTTPTPVNLEDIVKLLEELPPLEFESTRPSPAPPAPTPNQIAPSSSVPSVLPPPAQQQPRESVIVTNPNVVSSSSSAPSTNASNAVTPAAIISPASLPPAERPKAKAVKKENKILKKQQQQQQQQLPPLQQQQQQASQIQQAHQQHWQVPTNAVQQQQQQQCQQLQQLQQLQQLQQLQQLNQHLQQQVMQQRHLKQQNQATLAALQQNALQNQAQLAALQQNVAQLQQLEQQVLAPAYTAGAAQGPSAAAATAQFQQCVQQILQQKQQLQQQIRQFQLQVEQQLAFPQQQIPPLAAAGSGNVQTTTVSRVERNNLDVDAESAVAKIPPYNSDEVNGEEVKSPTRAEKRPIDNSSSEDSSSSSTTGGLQVTGAPVPLFATQDVSVAAANIGIQVQSTALPNGSTAQCVTGITFQPLSGTNVSIPCSAYSGSNAQIGNGSPSTTLIHYQQLQSGSTTTVQAGAVSASGLQVVTSQTPSLAIHQQIRLQSLQLPSGQSPIEPIVSANATSVTAPVTLDAKWTGFNMGTFTVPHPPATTSDQQQQSQIAGGSTPVSVQMASSSTDKKTKSGKKSKVSSVPTQQQVYSAPITDASGLAVGGIGLTGVNGAVQTGQATFDPDFGDYPDYNPDYSSFLPGVVPAGAASASSGSMAASTPSSHYPSMPAGAAGVSSGSCLPVAPATPSGASVVPGGAPVPGAASTSQYSQPLLPMLDLDSETDSNHDTALTLACTGGHEELVELLLSRNANIEHRDKKGFTPLILAATAGHEKVVEVLLNHGANIEAQSERTKDTALSLACSGGRYEVVELLLNRGSNKEHRNVSDYTPLSLAASGGYVNIIRLLLAHAAEINSRTGSKLGISPLMLAAMNGHVAAVKTLLEMGSDINAQIETNRNTALTLACFQGRHEVVQLLLEKKANVEHRAKTGLTPLMEAASGGYVEVGRVLLDYGADVNAPPVPSSRDTALTIASDKGHVDFVELLLQRGAQADVKNKKGNSPLWLAANGGHLEVVELLYKAKADIDSQDNRKVSCLMAAFRKGHVKVVKWMVKRVTQFPSDQEMTRFISTAVDKDLLKKCHHCMEVIRAAKDHQAAEANKNAANLLDELDMEKIREDLKRAAAARKREKKKRKKQEKKQEKRRAESDDLDNDSQENGNDNDDEKDGEGDDAMSDTGDIPDFVEPPPTNNNKEADEKQSSKTKKSKKSAKIAAPESATTNTVEDIVVEVPTKRKDKEVEPEIQQPTKKSSPPPLVTTSSSEDPAQLLNRTSKRKKENVILETLIITTEKVAKAPASAPVQQQRNGAELDTLKEVNNLPSSLKSLSPTSLTSPKRPVKREEGWKEVVRRGPVSSRENSSSNLGSTAAGGKKSQSSDRSSGTLSVIQSSERSKKVTVPSNAISRVIGRAGCNINAIREISGAHIEIEKQGKGQGDRTVLIKGLAESIRQAQQLISALIKEPEKEFNELMAKFRAANAAAKVGASATSAGVKPGTAATTSVAASQPKVTRAATTIASSKPTTTAPVSGQPAPVPSTVAWGAINTLIVAASSPKRTVPASGSKTPPVTAGPLLVQQPQQQLLAQQQKSGAVRQLFPEVNPAIAVPVAKKVVSQTSTAPASAAVVKPVVSYSVAGNATVVPTTSGAASTRTTPVVSGQFPAPTKVSPQQVAPQAPSKPSDKTSPLMPASSVTSHQQQVPTQQQQQPATSQAQHGPVCSSQAQQMPSSCSVSISTSNSLVSSRPSSASPVQDYSPFNNLFSKVAQQSMWYKEQQQGSKSSSKNFASVAASGVSPIPSKSTPTSLASSLSGHQGDSGPSLHVVDAAKAPGYRGNLTATSQSQNDMSTMDLPTSLASSAPGTPIPSSCAAMRAPVGSRHHPLTPPPRMGTPPLFNPTPIQPLGPVGARNMQSNQTSGGPPDSIMMPPPPAASLAPGGPSATVRMRPNSTANRMQHEPPQQQQQPQYDGMPMTNFYGISRPSGPMGGGGGDSMRQAPSFPLAPGMGGPPRGGGGGGPQQQGYPVPMFGGGNRISFPPAGYGLGSANGGDMKQHQHMPNQNFGTDYPPPIGTPFGSSANELHRMMGYPGPGVANRMSGPPPSTQTSGGLLDGNSGQNHDAYGASGGPPQHQQHQHSQHRSMQDDQRKMLRPELRPIGTERAMTRRTPGPPHGAGGVGFSPADLGLWGYHGAPGADMGAGGAGPMVPPLSAMNPSTLPPGLSPNDWMAISGLHGPNVSVPAPNSNDDGGLSYLQQKQGMTHHHHQQHHHHHALLQRQMDGMSEGNESLGMEFSAQTSVGMNGGPNSNAPYHQHPGAAFMNGMPPPGMPGGPMGAPMFPGGPGEQHGGNDTMNGMWIGPGSNMKGKGSGPSPNSIVGDQQLSDAGMVWLKWSQQ